Within the Actinomycetota bacterium genome, the region TAATAAATTTATGATGTAACCAGTTATTTCTTTATGCTCATTATCAGTTGTAAAACTTATGAAATTCCTAGCTCTTGCTTCAAGACCTTTTGGTAGAAAAACTGCACTTGGGTTAAAATATCTGAGAGAATCCCTCAAATCTTCTTCAAAATTTACATAAACTTCCCTAATAAATTGCAGGTCATCCTTATTCAAAGCATTCAAACCAAGGATTTCTGGTGGTAAACCTACTGAATAAAGAGCAGCTGTAAATGTTATCGCCCTCGGTAGTGTAATACCTCCTATACCACGTGAATACCCAAATAAACCTATATGCAGTTTCCTCTTTCTTCTGCGTGGAACATACCTTGCAACTTTATTGATTAATGGTGCTAATTCTATAATTTGTCTCTGGTATTCATAAGAATATTTCTTAATTATTTCTAAATACCTCTCTTCATCTATTTCCTGAGGTGAACCCGTTTTTCTTTCTTGCAATTTTCTTATAGCTTCTTTAACTTTGTCAGAGGGATTATCATATTTAAATGCGGATTGAATAGTAAATGTATGAACACTTGGATATTCTTTTATAACTCTCTCTACAGTTTGTGGTCTTAAATTGCCCCTGAAAGGAGCTGAACCTACACCCACAATAGGATAAATCTTAACACCTATATCTTCTGACAATTTTTGCAATCTCTGAAGAGCAATCTTGTTTAAAAGAACAGCACTAACCAATCCATAATTCATTGCTGGGTCTGACCTTGCAAGAAAAACTCTCTGATGCTCTATATTTTTGTTTTTTAAATATTCTTTAGTCATTCTG harbors:
- a CDS encoding phosphoenolpyruvate carboxylase, encoding MKIPKCMSTQHPDNVNSPFFAENIELHGEDEIQEAYYAFSHLNCDEQMWDCEGKEVDNYIVKKLLTKYELFFREKKLGKDIFITLRVPNPTVEKDEAKILLETLESIPRSFDAAKLFYRDDISPIFEVILPMTTSPKSLDRVYRYYCDFVVGKQNKPIRKGDITIAEWTGEFRPKVINVIPLFEDMEHILDAHRMTKEYLKNKNIEHQRVFLARSDPAMNYGLVSAVLLNKIALQRLQKLSEDIGVKIYPIVGVGSAPFRGNLRPQTVERVIKEYPSVHTFTIQSAFKYDNPSDKVKEAIRKLQERKTGSPQEIDEERYLEIIKKYSYEYQRQIIELAPLINKVARYVPRRRKRKLHIGLFGYSRGIGGITLPRAITFTAALYSVGLPPEILGLNALNKDDLQFIREVYVNFEEDLRDSLRYFNPSAVFLPKGLEARARNFISFTTDNEHKEITGYIINLLKENKSEDLKEYILRAANLRKFLG